GGGTCCGGACGCTTAGGCCCTCGGTCATCCTCTCCCGGACCAGGTGGTCTGGAAATTGGACTCGGTTGCTCACGTCGCTCACAGTGAGCGGGATTCGACAACCCGGCAATCAGAATTATGCGATCCTCGGCCGTGTATTGGTGACGTATCATATGACACTCCTCTCGTTCATGCGAGCCAACTCAAAAGGCGTTACGATTCCATCCAGTTCAGCCTGTATCGCCTGCACCGCTTCCGGCTCCACCACATCATGTAAATCCAGATTGGTTCGTTGCCCGAATTCCGACTTGAACTGTATACGTTCCCATTGTACGGCATGAATGTCCTTAGCAAATCGTTTCACACATTTTCCACGGATTCCTCCGCGCGTATCCATCGGCCCCTCGCGTATCGCACGCAGGATATCCTCCTCCTGACAGACTCGTTTGACTTGACCATCAGCCTCCAAGCTCATGTAGAGTCCCCGTTCTGGATTCACGTTGTGATATTCAAGGTCGATACTCGCTAACCATGGATCCGACCAATCCAGATGTTCTTCCTGGCGAAATCGTTCGAGCAACCAGAGCTTGGTGATCCAATCCAGAGAGCCGACCAATTCCCATCGATCGCGTTTCAATGTGGTAAGGACACGTGCCCATTCTTCGAGAATCCAATCTGTCTCCTCGTCACGCCCCTTGTAAGCCCTTTCGGCAGCCTCAAGATACTCAGCTTGAATCTCACAGGCCGAGAGCGCAGGGCCTCGACGGGTTTTCATGAAAGTCTTGAGTTCAGGATCTCGAGAAAACGCCTGCACCGCACGAACAGGATCTTCCAACTCTACGTCGGGCGTCAATCGTTGTTCGAGCATATCAAGAACGACTCTGGTGGTGCCGACTTTTAACGCAGTCGCATACTCGCACATATTCGCGTCCCCGATGATCAGATGAAGACGCCGATATTTTGATCGATCCGCATGAGGTTCATCGCGCGTGTTCAAAATCGGGCGATTGTACATCGTATCCACGCCCAAGACGGCCTCCATAAAATCCGCGCGTTGGGATAGCTGAAAACCTCCAGACTGATATCCCTGTTCCTGCTTTTCGAGGCCAACCTTGCCCGCACCCGCGATGACTTGTCGACTCACGAGAAACGGCACGAGCGCCTGAACCAGGTCTGAAAAGGGAATGGCGCGGGAAACCAGATAGTTGTCATGACAGCCATAGCTATGGCCATGAAAGTCCGTGTTGTTCTTGTAAAGTTGAAC
The genomic region above belongs to Nitrospirales bacterium and contains:
- a CDS encoding ubiquitin-like protein UBact, producing the protein MIRHQYTAEDRIILIAGLSNPAHCERREQPSPISRPPGPGEDDRGPKRPDPDSAQKDNLLKRMRKVDPKQAERYRQRTGE
- a CDS encoding proteasome accessory factor PafA2 family protein, coding for MLRLFGIETEYGITREDQDHVDPVVESMELVRAHHEGPFKQHWDYRGEEPHEDQRGFRVSGLQQDKEEEAFAKEDAHRSFSFYEMKSDLVLMNGARFYNDHTHPEYATPECRTLRDLVAHDRAGERIVQQSADKRNHQLGSPVVQLYKNNTDFHGHSYGCHDNYLVSRAIPFSDLVQALVPFLVSRQVIAGAGKVGLEKQEQGYQSGGFQLSQRADFMEAVLGVDTMYNRPILNTRDEPHADRSKYRRLHLIIGDANMCEYATALKVGTTRVVLDMLEQRLTPDVELEDPVRAVQAFSRDPELKTFMKTRRGPALSACEIQAEYLEAAERAYKGRDEETDWILEEWARVLTTLKRDRWELVGSLDWITKLWLLERFRQEEHLDWSDPWLASIDLEYHNVNPERGLYMSLEADGQVKRVCQEEDILRAIREGPMDTRGGIRGKCVKRFAKDIHAVQWERIQFKSEFGQRTNLDLHDVVEPEAVQAIQAELDGIVTPFELARMNERSVI